In a single window of the Hoyosella subflava DQS3-9A1 genome:
- a CDS encoding TetR/AcrR family transcriptional regulator, with translation MAKTAKTQVQAPRERLMAAAELFYTEGIRAIGVNRLLEEANTPIMTLYRHFGSKDGLIEAFLADKDRRVRAKFARAVERTGTTGRERVLAMFDALGHVITDPKYRGCTFINVAVEMADAEHPFVDIAVSHKNFVRETFARHLTEAGVRDAEPLATQLLILMNGVFVSAQIYPDGTETAKQARMAAEVLLNAALATRDTAPEPGHH, from the coding sequence ATGGCAAAAACGGCGAAAACCCAAGTCCAGGCGCCCCGGGAACGCCTCATGGCCGCGGCTGAGCTGTTCTACACCGAGGGCATCCGCGCTATCGGGGTCAACCGGCTGCTCGAAGAAGCGAACACGCCGATAATGACCCTGTACCGCCATTTCGGGTCCAAGGACGGCCTGATCGAAGCGTTTCTGGCCGACAAGGACCGCCGCGTCCGCGCCAAGTTCGCGCGCGCCGTCGAACGGACAGGAACGACCGGGAGGGAACGCGTGCTCGCCATGTTCGACGCCCTCGGACACGTGATCACCGACCCGAAATACCGCGGCTGCACATTCATCAACGTCGCGGTCGAAATGGCCGACGCTGAACACCCCTTCGTCGACATCGCGGTATCACACAAAAATTTCGTGCGCGAAACATTCGCCCGGCACCTCACCGAGGCCGGCGTCCGAGACGCCGAGCCCCTGGCGACCCAGCTGCTGATCCTGATGAATGGCGTCTTCGTCAGTGCGCAGATATATCCAGACGGCACCGAAACAGCAAAGCAGGCAAGGATGGCCGCAGAGGTGCTGCTCAATGCCGCGCTGGCCACACGAGACACCGCCCCTGAACCCGGTCACCACTGA
- a CDS encoding dihydrofolate reductase family protein: MKLTTTTHLSLDGVMQGCGGPDEDRSGGFERGGWITPFFDDEGGAFIVDVYQRADAFLFGRRTYELFGSYWGKMADPNPIAAALNSRPKYVASTTLTEPHWSETTVLTGDVAARIRELKARSGRELQVHGSGKLIQWLLANGFIDEINVLIFPVIVGQGARLFPSSGPDIALSLLNSQTTPAGVTIQTYRPAGRPRYETAG, from the coding sequence ATGAAATTGACAACTACCACGCACCTCTCGCTTGACGGGGTAATGCAGGGATGCGGCGGCCCAGATGAAGATCGAAGCGGCGGCTTCGAGCGCGGCGGATGGATCACCCCATTCTTCGATGACGAGGGGGGTGCGTTCATCGTCGACGTCTATCAGCGCGCGGATGCATTTCTGTTTGGGCGGCGAACGTATGAACTCTTTGGCAGCTACTGGGGAAAAATGGCGGACCCCAACCCCATCGCGGCCGCTTTGAACAGCCGTCCGAAGTACGTCGCGTCGACCACGCTCACCGAACCTCACTGGAGCGAAACGACTGTACTCACCGGCGACGTCGCCGCCCGCATCCGCGAACTCAAGGCGCGGTCCGGGCGCGAACTGCAGGTTCACGGCAGCGGTAAATTAATCCAGTGGCTGCTCGCCAATGGCTTTATCGACGAAATCAACGTACTGATTTTCCCCGTGATCGTCGGCCAGGGCGCTCGGCTATTTCCGAGTAGCGGCCCAGATATTGCTCTTAGCCTCCTAAACTCCCAGACCACTCCGGCGGGTGTGACGATCCAGACCTATCGGCCAGCCGGTCGTCCGCGGTACGAAACAGCTGGCTAG
- a CDS encoding SRPBCC family protein, translated as MIDVEDSTVIERPVGDVFSFIADQTNGPRWQDGLDEVVRITDGPIGVGTRHRAVRRFLGRRLGIDNEYIAFEPDREVTFTGGTASMTFKFTYRTAPSGSGTRVSGHMRMNQSGILARIDRLTAWQLKREMRKNFADLKRLMEDGRPGE; from the coding sequence ATGATCGACGTTGAGGACAGCACAGTGATCGAGCGGCCGGTGGGCGACGTCTTCTCGTTCATAGCCGATCAAACCAACGGTCCGCGCTGGCAGGACGGCCTCGACGAGGTTGTGCGCATTACCGACGGTCCAATCGGCGTAGGTACTAGGCACCGCGCGGTGCGTCGATTCCTGGGCCGCCGACTGGGAATCGACAACGAGTACATCGCATTTGAACCTGACCGCGAGGTTACGTTCACAGGCGGAACCGCCTCGATGACATTCAAATTCACCTATCGCACCGCGCCGTCGGGTTCCGGCACCCGCGTGAGCGGTCACATGCGGATGAACCAGTCGGGGATTCTCGCGAGGATTGACCGACTCACTGCGTGGCAACTGAAGCGAGAGATGAGGAAGAACTTCGCGGACCTGAAGCGGCTGATGGAGGACGGGCGGCCGGGGGAGTGA
- a CDS encoding RNA polymerase subunit sigma-70: MTKVETTNTRSEPSPIGAAEAQFMAAARSEDTTKFALLTEQYRRQLQVHCYRMLASYEDAQDMTQETFLRAWNRRETFQGRASLRTWLYRIATNCCLDFLEKRRDRTPVPAELPEAGTEVLYLQPYPTHMLPDDPQDSTVARETIELAFIVAVQHLPPRQRAVLILRDILGWPARQAAESLDLSVASANSALQRARASMREQLPDGRLDWRAASAQTLTAGERALVDKYMAAHEHLDVERLATLLRDDVRFAMPPQPGVWVGRDECVNAWVEGGLGTPGLDDWRCIATTANGQPAVAMYLRKPGDSAHRAFAIDVLRVVDGLVAGITAFGDEVFGSLELPEVFEEAEPSSGI, translated from the coding sequence ATGACGAAAGTGGAAACGACCAACACACGCAGCGAACCAAGCCCGATTGGTGCAGCCGAGGCGCAATTCATGGCAGCCGCTCGATCAGAGGACACTACGAAGTTCGCGCTACTCACAGAGCAGTATCGCCGCCAGCTGCAGGTGCACTGTTACCGGATGCTGGCCTCGTATGAAGACGCACAAGACATGACCCAGGAAACGTTCCTGCGTGCGTGGAACCGGCGCGAAACGTTTCAGGGCAGAGCCTCCCTGCGCACCTGGCTGTACCGCATCGCAACTAACTGCTGTCTTGATTTTCTGGAGAAACGCAGAGACCGCACTCCCGTACCTGCCGAGCTGCCGGAAGCAGGTACTGAAGTCCTATATTTACAGCCTTATCCAACGCACATGCTGCCTGACGATCCTCAGGATTCGACGGTGGCGCGTGAGACCATCGAGCTAGCCTTCATCGTCGCCGTCCAGCATTTGCCTCCTCGGCAGCGCGCTGTGCTTATCCTGCGTGACATCCTCGGCTGGCCCGCACGCCAAGCGGCGGAGTCGCTCGATCTCAGCGTCGCCTCGGCGAACAGCGCCCTGCAGCGTGCCCGGGCAAGCATGCGTGAGCAGCTTCCCGATGGCCGCCTCGACTGGCGTGCTGCTTCAGCCCAGACCCTGACTGCAGGTGAGCGTGCACTCGTCGACAAGTACATGGCTGCACACGAGCACCTCGACGTGGAGCGGCTAGCGACATTACTTCGCGACGACGTTCGCTTCGCTATGCCACCTCAGCCCGGTGTCTGGGTCGGCCGCGATGAGTGTGTCAATGCCTGGGTCGAAGGCGGACTCGGCACTCCTGGGCTGGACGACTGGCGTTGTATCGCCACAACAGCAAACGGGCAGCCCGCCGTCGCAATGTATCTGCGCAAACCCGGGGATTCCGCACATCGCGCTTTTGCGATTGACGTGCTCCGAGTTGTTGACGGCCTGGTTGCGGGCATCACGGCGTTCGGCGACGAAGTTTTCGGTTCGCTCGAGTTGCCTGAGGTGTTTGAGGAGGCGGAACCCTCCAGCGGAATTTAG
- a CDS encoding lipase maturation factor family protein has product MEWFGESGYWLSRWMFQRGLGLVYLVAFLVAANQFRALIGSRGLTPIPRYLAQRSWRQAPSIFHIYYSDRFFAVVAWCGAGLAGAAMLGLGDLLPLGASMAMWALLWILYLSIVNVGQAWYGFGWESLLLEVGFLAIFIGAGPAEPPVLVLFLLRWVLFRLEFGAGMIKMHGDRCWRDFTCLYYHHETQPMPNPLSWHFHHLPKPLHRIEVAGNHFAQLVVPFFLFAPQPVASIAALIIIITQAWLVVSGNFAWLNVLTIVLALSVVDGSWWATVLPIEPPAAEPVPGWQAFLVVVVTVLVAALSYRPARNLFSRHQLMNYSFDKLHLVNTYGAFGRVTRTRYEVILEGSNADEPTDDAVWREYDFKGKPGDPYRRPRQFAPYHLRLDWLMWFAAVSPRYAKTWLPRLARKLVENDSATLKLLRHNPFAETPPRWVRARMYVYRFTTRAERERTGAWWHREFVSDYMAPVGRG; this is encoded by the coding sequence ATGGAGTGGTTCGGAGAGTCCGGATACTGGCTGAGCCGCTGGATGTTCCAGCGCGGGCTCGGTCTCGTGTACCTCGTTGCGTTCCTCGTCGCAGCGAACCAGTTTCGCGCACTGATCGGTTCCCGGGGGCTGACGCCCATACCGCGGTACTTGGCGCAGCGTAGCTGGCGGCAGGCACCGAGTATCTTCCACATCTACTATTCGGACCGCTTCTTCGCAGTCGTGGCCTGGTGCGGTGCTGGGCTCGCTGGTGCCGCAATGTTAGGTCTCGGCGATCTGCTCCCGCTGGGGGCGTCAATGGCGATGTGGGCGCTGCTGTGGATCCTGTACCTGTCGATCGTGAACGTTGGGCAGGCGTGGTATGGATTCGGCTGGGAGTCATTGCTTCTCGAAGTAGGCTTCCTCGCGATATTCATCGGAGCGGGACCTGCGGAACCGCCGGTATTGGTGCTGTTCCTTCTGCGCTGGGTTCTTTTCCGCCTCGAGTTCGGCGCGGGCATGATCAAAATGCATGGGGACCGCTGTTGGCGTGACTTCACGTGCCTCTATTACCACCACGAGACACAGCCAATGCCTAACCCGCTGAGCTGGCATTTTCACCACCTCCCGAAGCCGCTGCACAGAATAGAAGTTGCTGGCAATCACTTTGCACAGCTGGTCGTTCCGTTCTTTCTCTTCGCGCCGCAGCCGGTTGCATCAATCGCGGCGCTGATCATCATCATCACGCAAGCGTGGCTGGTGGTGAGTGGCAACTTCGCGTGGCTCAATGTCTTGACGATCGTGCTTGCACTTTCGGTCGTTGACGGCTCGTGGTGGGCGACGGTGTTGCCCATCGAGCCACCCGCGGCAGAGCCGGTTCCCGGGTGGCAGGCCTTCCTCGTCGTTGTCGTAACCGTGCTTGTCGCTGCGCTGAGCTACCGCCCAGCCCGGAACCTTTTCTCGCGGCATCAATTGATGAACTACAGCTTCGACAAGCTCCATCTTGTAAACACCTACGGAGCATTCGGCCGGGTGACGCGCACACGCTACGAAGTGATCCTTGAAGGTAGCAATGCGGACGAGCCGACTGATGACGCCGTATGGCGAGAATATGACTTCAAGGGCAAACCGGGCGACCCTTATCGCAGGCCACGGCAGTTCGCGCCCTATCATTTGCGCCTCGACTGGTTGATGTGGTTTGCAGCGGTCTCGCCGAGATACGCGAAAACGTGGTTGCCACGTCTCGCGCGCAAGCTCGTCGAGAATGATTCCGCAACACTGAAGCTGCTCAGGCATAATCCGTTTGCCGAGACTCCTCCCAGGTGGGTGCGGGCACGGATGTACGTTTATAGATTCACAACCCGAGCGGAGCGAGAGCGAACCGGCGCGTGGTGGCACCGGGAGTTCGTGAGTGACTACATGGCTCCGGTTGGCCGTGGATGA
- a CDS encoding NAD(P)-dependent alcohol dehydrogenase — protein sequence MKAIKTAGLGLGTRLVVGESAPPKPGPNDVLVDVKAASVNPKDWKLNRTAAILATPILTKRLPPLFGDDLAGEVRATGANVTDFKVGDKVYGMDMRPRTASLAEQAVIDEGCIAHLPKGLDFAEAASLPLAALTALQGLRIGQAMPGSEVLIIGASGGVGTLAVQIAKALGCHVTGVCSGRNRLRVIDLGADAVIDYTEGDFRRDSGPFDLVFDVTSYETPKSCAAILKPKGYFVSTGGHARSVIAIRTSLSRRERGVIVRPLRRDLETLNEMIESGELKPIIDSRFPFAETQEAYNRSRSGRAQGKIVIMVGEVSGDDWES from the coding sequence GTGAAAGCAATCAAGACAGCAGGATTAGGTTTAGGCACGCGCCTGGTAGTTGGCGAAAGTGCACCACCGAAACCCGGACCGAATGATGTTCTGGTCGACGTGAAGGCAGCCTCGGTGAACCCGAAGGACTGGAAGCTCAACCGAACTGCGGCAATCCTCGCGACACCAATCCTGACGAAGCGGCTGCCGCCGCTGTTCGGCGATGACCTCGCGGGTGAAGTACGCGCCACCGGCGCCAACGTCACAGACTTCAAGGTAGGCGACAAGGTGTATGGCATGGACATGCGGCCGCGCACCGCATCACTGGCGGAGCAAGCCGTGATCGACGAGGGCTGTATAGCCCACTTGCCGAAGGGTCTCGATTTTGCCGAAGCGGCTTCTTTGCCGCTCGCTGCGCTGACCGCTTTGCAAGGGTTGCGCATCGGACAGGCGATGCCGGGCAGCGAAGTGCTGATTATCGGTGCTTCCGGCGGTGTTGGCACTCTCGCCGTGCAGATCGCCAAGGCGCTCGGCTGCCACGTAACTGGCGTGTGCAGCGGACGCAACCGGCTGCGCGTAATCGACTTAGGTGCCGATGCCGTGATCGACTACACCGAAGGTGATTTCCGGCGCGACTCGGGTCCCTTTGATCTGGTATTCGACGTCACGTCCTACGAGACACCAAAATCATGTGCTGCGATCCTGAAACCGAAGGGATATTTCGTTTCGACCGGCGGACATGCTCGATCCGTAATTGCGATAAGGACAAGCCTCAGCCGTCGTGAGCGAGGAGTGATAGTCCGCCCGCTCCGGCGTGACCTCGAGACACTCAACGAGATGATCGAGTCAGGCGAACTCAAGCCGATCATCGACAGTCGTTTTCCATTCGCAGAAACCCAAGAAGCGTACAACCGCAGCCGCTCTGGTCGCGCCCAGGGCAAGATTGTGATCATGGTTGGGGAAGTGTCGGGTGACGACTGGGAGAGCTAG
- a CDS encoding TetR/AcrR family transcriptional regulator gives MPPGIRAQRALATRRRMVAAAYELFCANGYLGTSMAAIAAEAGVAVQTLYYTFHTKAELLGEAIGAAVVGFELWVKPPPEPIEITDLLTWNAWWPDFDAAPDSRTALLVYITNGISILERMGPLVAAMHGGAGDPDAEAVVQIAEQRRIATYREIVERIACKPGGLRDGITEAEATDILVVLFSAEVFHSMARGRGWSRDHCARFFVETLTSLLLGPGLADGG, from the coding sequence ATGCCGCCAGGAATTAGGGCTCAGCGCGCCCTCGCTACCCGCCGCAGGATGGTTGCCGCTGCCTACGAGCTGTTCTGTGCGAACGGTTACCTCGGCACATCTATGGCTGCGATCGCGGCTGAAGCTGGCGTCGCGGTCCAGACGCTCTACTACACGTTTCATACAAAGGCGGAACTCCTCGGAGAGGCCATCGGTGCCGCCGTTGTCGGTTTCGAATTATGGGTGAAACCACCACCCGAACCCATCGAAATCACCGATCTGCTGACGTGGAACGCCTGGTGGCCAGACTTTGACGCTGCGCCTGATTCCCGCACGGCACTACTTGTCTACATCACTAACGGCATCAGCATCCTCGAACGCATGGGCCCGCTGGTCGCTGCGATGCACGGCGGGGCTGGCGATCCGGACGCTGAGGCAGTCGTCCAGATCGCTGAGCAGCGCAGAATCGCGACATACCGGGAGATCGTGGAGCGGATCGCTTGCAAACCTGGTGGGTTGCGGGACGGCATAACGGAGGCCGAGGCGACCGACATCCTGGTAGTTCTGTTCAGCGCCGAGGTGTTCCACAGCATGGCCAGGGGACGCGGGTGGTCGCGGGATCACTGCGCGCGGTTCTTCGTCGAAACTCTCACAAGTCTGCTGCTCGGGCCCGGTCTAGCAGATGGCGGTTGA
- a CDS encoding TetR/AcrR family transcriptional regulator → MPKDAKQRVVRLTSQQITERLVDAAMTLLAEEGPSEIKARSVAEVAQVSTMSVYYHLGGLPELLQAVIDKGFEDLNRAFHAVTRTEDPAADLFGIAVACRQLAQSNPHLYDLMFGLSTRGGYRQLRRSRTTHSGRSEAFKAAYSYLVGECARFVDSGRVRSDQDPEAIATQLWSCVHGFVTLELGDHFAQFQDPVRDVLQPMMVNLLVGMGDAADQARTSVAITPCAR, encoded by the coding sequence ATGCCGAAAGATGCCAAGCAACGCGTAGTGCGGCTGACTTCTCAGCAGATCACCGAGCGACTGGTCGATGCGGCAATGACGTTACTCGCGGAAGAGGGGCCGTCTGAAATTAAGGCAAGGTCGGTGGCGGAGGTAGCGCAAGTCTCCACGATGTCGGTGTACTACCACTTGGGCGGACTTCCCGAGCTACTTCAGGCCGTGATCGACAAGGGTTTCGAAGATCTCAACCGAGCGTTTCACGCGGTAACCCGAACCGAAGATCCGGCCGCAGATCTCTTTGGCATAGCGGTGGCCTGCCGTCAGCTAGCCCAAAGTAATCCGCACCTCTATGACCTGATGTTCGGGCTTTCGACACGTGGCGGATACCGGCAGTTGCGGCGCTCGCGTACCACTCATAGCGGTCGCTCAGAGGCGTTCAAGGCCGCCTATTCCTACTTGGTTGGGGAGTGCGCTCGATTTGTCGACAGCGGTCGCGTGCGAAGCGACCAGGACCCCGAGGCCATTGCCACCCAGCTCTGGAGCTGCGTACACGGGTTCGTCACCCTGGAACTGGGCGATCACTTTGCTCAGTTCCAGGATCCGGTTCGTGACGTGTTACAGCCAATGATGGTGAACCTGCTGGTGGGGATGGGTGATGCCGCGGACCAAGCGCGCACCTCTGTTGCAATCACTCCCTGCGCACGTTAG
- a CDS encoding glycosyltransferase: MATEARDEEELRGPEAADGGRAAGGVKILFATLPAQGHFNPLTGVALHLLASGHDVRWYAGPVYQPKVDALGIPSLSYRWATEITGENLNDLYPERGQLKGPKRISFDAEKFFVANVRNHYRDIAAIRDDFPFEVAFCDAALYAAKLVAEKLEVPVFSFAVAPAPYVGVAGLPPPFFGLQPATTIAGRLRERVARTLGNSTMKRAVLRYNEVLEAEGLPAIPRDGLLRVPLECAERVFLVGSPGLEYPQLQLPSNAEFIGPLKPAKRDLPFSSPVPDGVLDPKSTVVVVSQGTVDNDDPGKLIVPTLTALADGPPVIVATTGGKNTQELRTRFKSPNVVIEDFIDYDDLFPHADAFVTNGGFGSVLAGLRHGIPVVCAGTREGKNDDNARIGYHRLGVDLRTERPSARQIRAALQKVLADKQISGNVARIRTELEAYRPYEIIDKRLAELAARA, translated from the coding sequence GTGGCAACTGAAGCGAGAGATGAGGAAGAACTTCGCGGACCTGAAGCGGCTGATGGAGGACGGGCGGCCGGGGGAGTGAAGATCCTCTTCGCGACTCTCCCCGCGCAGGGTCATTTCAATCCGCTTACCGGCGTGGCACTCCATCTGCTCGCGAGCGGTCACGACGTGCGCTGGTACGCCGGGCCGGTCTATCAGCCGAAAGTTGATGCCCTAGGTATACCCTCGCTCTCGTACCGCTGGGCCACCGAGATCACAGGGGAGAACCTCAACGACCTGTATCCCGAACGTGGACAGTTGAAGGGGCCTAAGCGCATCTCGTTCGATGCCGAGAAATTCTTCGTCGCGAATGTGAGAAACCACTACCGTGACATCGCCGCTATCCGGGACGACTTTCCGTTCGAGGTCGCGTTCTGTGACGCAGCACTGTACGCAGCGAAGCTCGTCGCGGAAAAGCTTGAGGTGCCGGTGTTCTCCTTCGCTGTGGCGCCCGCACCTTACGTCGGCGTTGCGGGTTTGCCTCCGCCGTTCTTCGGCTTACAGCCTGCAACGACGATCGCGGGGCGACTGCGGGAGCGTGTTGCGCGCACCCTGGGCAACAGCACGATGAAACGGGCGGTGCTCCGTTACAACGAGGTACTCGAAGCGGAAGGACTCCCCGCGATACCTCGCGACGGCTTGCTCCGCGTGCCTCTTGAGTGCGCGGAACGAGTGTTTCTCGTGGGCTCTCCAGGGCTTGAGTACCCCCAGTTGCAGTTGCCCAGCAACGCCGAGTTCATAGGCCCGCTTAAGCCAGCTAAACGCGACCTCCCGTTTAGCTCACCAGTCCCGGACGGAGTTCTCGATCCTAAGTCGACGGTCGTCGTCGTCTCCCAGGGAACCGTCGACAATGACGACCCCGGCAAGCTAATTGTCCCCACACTGACAGCGCTAGCTGACGGTCCGCCTGTGATCGTGGCGACCACAGGCGGGAAGAACACTCAGGAGCTGCGCACCCGCTTTAAAAGCCCGAATGTTGTGATCGAAGACTTCATCGATTACGACGATTTGTTCCCGCATGCGGATGCATTCGTAACCAACGGTGGCTTCGGCAGCGTGCTAGCTGGACTACGCCACGGCATCCCAGTCGTTTGCGCCGGCACCCGTGAGGGAAAAAACGATGACAACGCTCGCATCGGATACCACCGGCTCGGTGTGGACTTACGCACCGAGCGACCGAGTGCCAGGCAAATCCGCGCGGCCCTGCAGAAAGTACTTGCGGACAAGCAGATTAGCGGGAATGTCGCGCGGATCCGCACCGAACTTGAAGCGTATAGACCGTACGAGATCATCGATAAGAGGCTGGCTGAGCTAGCGGCGCGCGCCTAA